ACGAGTTCCTCCGGCGGAGCGCTGTACACGCGCTGCACCTCGTACGCCTGCGCCGCTTCCCGGGGATACCCTGGTTCTTCGATGGCCATCGCTCTTCCCTCCCGCTACCCCGTGCTTCCCTCCGACCCGGGGGAATACCCCACCGCGGGACTCTCCTTTCCTACCGTCTACGATCCCTTTCCCGAAAAGAGCGAAGCGAGCCAAGCGGCTTGGGCGTTGGCACGCGCCACGGCCTGTTCCAAGAGCGTAAATTGTCGAATGTAACGCTCTTCCAAGGATTGGACTTGCCGGGCCTTCGTTTGAATGCGTTCGTCCAGGTCTTGAAGCGCGCGTCCGAGTTCTCCTCCCCGGGGTTCGTAAAAGAGGCCAAATCCTCCGCCCGCCCGGCGCGTCAGATCGCGCATCGCTTCGTACACATCCCGATACAGGTCGGAAAAGATTCCCGCACGAAAGACCTCGGTCCCATCGGCGAGCTTCTCCGTGTATCCGGCGAGAAGACGAATGACCCCGTCTGCGTCCCGGGCAAAGGCCTCACGAAAGGCCGCTTCGTCGAAGTGAAGAAGCCCCTTTTCCTGCCACGAGCCCGTGGTCACGCCGATCTGCGAAAGGCTCGTGTAGGAGCCTCCGACGCGTTGCTCCGCGAGGCGCGCACGGAGCTTCCCTAGGAGGCTCTGCAGCTGGAAATCGCGGGCGAGAAGTCCGCTCTTCGCCTTCGCGTTGCGCTCGTTTGCCTCCGTCTCGCCGAGATCCTTGACTTCTTCGGGGAGGACGGGACGGACGTCGCGAAAGGTAGGTTCGCTCAGCCGCGCCTGCACCTCGATAAGGAGCTTATTGTACGCCTCCACAAATCCACGCACGCGTCCTACGACTGCATCGACGTCGAGGGAACTCCGTACGGTGACGGGCGCCGTACCGGAAGGTTGGAGCAACGTAATCCGATACCCGAGCATTTCCAACGTGTTCGTCGCCGAGCTCACCGCCACAGTCCCCGCAGACGTGCGGACGGTTACCTGTGCGTCCTCCCCGGAAGCGCGCGCGAACGCTTCCCCCGACGCAGGATCTCGACTCGGGGTAAAGCCCAGCCGGTCGAGCAAGGAGGGGGTTCCCGCGGCGGCTTCGCGGATGGTAAAGATCGCCGATGCTCCCGTCGCGGGGGTGGCAAGAGAGATGCGCCCGGTCCCTTCGTCATACCGCGCCACGAGCCCTGCGCCCCGGAGCTTTCCTTCAAGGTCGGCCAGGGTGTCGGTGGGCAAAACGTCTATGCTTCTCACCTGGGAGGTAGGGCCGGAGACTTCCACAGTCCACGTCACCGGAGAAAGAAGGCCGAGGGCGGCAAGGGTCTCGCTTCGCGCTGCCGGCGAGCCGTTTACCCGGATGGTTTCTCCGATGAGCGTCGCCGGAGAGGCGAGGTGGTCCACGGCGATTTCGAAGGTCGGCGCCGCACTTCCCAAACTCTCCGCCCGCAAGACTTCCGGACGGCTCACGTCGACGCGTTGAGGGCGATAGAAGCTTTGCAGGCGAAGCGGCTCCAGGGCGCGGTACACGTCGTAAAAGAGTCGGTTCACCGCCTGCACGGCTTCCCGCTTCCAGGTGAGGAGGAGCTTCTGGCGCTCGAGGTTCCGGAGTGGCTCCTCCGCCGCGCGGACGAGCTTTTGCACCATCCCCTCGACGTCGAGACCGGAAACGAGCCCGAGCATGCGGGGCGGACCGTCGCCTCCCCAAGCACCCCCCGTAGGAAAAACCATCCTCACTCCCCCCCTTCACACGCGCGCGTCCACGAGCAGACCGAGGTGTTCGAGCATGTAGGCCACGAGGTCGAGCCACTTTTTCGGGGGAATCTCCCGAATGACCTCGTTCGTCGCGTCGTCGACCACGCGCACGTAGTACTCCCGGAGCTCCTCGTGCCATTCGAAGCGCAAGTGCGTTCGGCGGGCCTCAAAGGTCTTCCCCTCGCTTCGACCCCACAGGTGGGCACGGCGAAGGGTGCGCCCGTCTTCCCCGTACCTTACCTTCCCGTCGTCTTCCGCCCCGAGGATTCCCTGAGCAAAACGGGTACCCGGGAGAAGCGAGATCGCCTGTGGCCTTCGTTCTTCCGAGACGCGAACAAACGAAAGGGAGGGAGGGGGAGTGCGTGCAAGGGAAGATGCACCCTGTACATCCACCACGTCGAACACCCCCAATCCGAGGGACCACAGAGGTGTCGTTCCCCGTCACCCGAGAAACGTTTCTCGAGCAGAAGCGAGGGCTTGCGCGGGTTTTTTCTAGGAAAAAGGGGGGCCGTAGCCCCCCAATGGAAGACGGAAGGAAACGAGCGGCGATCAGCGGAGGAGCTGGAGGACCGCCTGCGGGAATTGGTTCGCCTGAGCGAGCATCGCCTGGGCAGCCTGGGAGAGGATCGTGTTCTTCGTGAACTCCATCATTTCCTTGGCCATGTCCACGTCGCGGATCCGCGACTCTGCCGCCGTGAGGTTTTCCACCGCCGTGCCCAAGTTGTTGATCGTGTGCTCGAGGCGGTTTTGCACGGCGCCGAGCTTGGAACGTTCCGCGGAAACCGTGTCGATGGCCGTCTGGATCGTCGTGATCGCCGTGTTGGCGCCGGCCTGCGTCGTGATGTCTACGGAGTAGGTCACCGTTCCGGTAGTAGCATCCGCCGTTCCGAGGCTGAGGCCGACCGTGGACATGTCGCTGATCTTGAGTTCGATGTTCTGGTTTTCGTTGGCCCCGATCTGAAACTTCCCTTGGAAGGTACCGTCGAGGAGCTTCTTCGTGTTGAACTCCGTGTTCTTGGCAATTCGGTCGATTTCCTGGAGGAGCTGTTGAAGTTCGTTGTTCAGGGCATTCCGGTCGGCGTCAGTGTTCGTGTCGTTTGCCGCCTGGACGGCGAGCTCGCGCATGCGCTGGAGAATGGCGTGCGTCTCGTTCAACGCGCCTTCCGCCGTCTGGATGAGAGAAATCCCATCCTGGGCGTTCTTGACGGCCATGTTGAGCCCGCGGATCTGCCCACGCATCTTCTCCGAGATCGCGAGACCGGCGGCGTCGTCGCCCGCGCGGTTGATCCGGAGCCCCGAAGACAGCTTCTCGAGCGACTTGGAGACGGCCTCGTTGTTCGCCATGTACATCCTGTGGGCGTTGATCGCGGAAATGTTGTGGTAGATGCGCATCCTGCATCCTCCTCCGTGAGGATTTGTCCCCGCTTCCGTGCGGGGGCGGGGGAACTCCCCTCGCCATTTCGTGTATCGGATGTTTGCGCGAACCGTTTAGTCCCGGGGAGGAGTTTTTTTCTCCTCCGCCGGCGGCGCAGCCGAGGGACGCGTGGGGAACGGGGGAAACCCGGGTTCGCGGAAAAGATCGCGGAGCGACGCCGGGTCCGCGGTGGCCGCACGGTTTTCGCCCGCCACGGCCTCCGGGTATTCGCCCGATTCCTGAAGTATCTGGGCCGCCTGCCGCCGCCGCACGTCGAACTTGAGAACAGAGGCACCAAACCGATCCTACACGCCTCCAAAGACGACGCCACCGACCGCGTCGTCGGGGCTGTCTTTTGTGCTTCGGTTTCCTCAAAAACTATTAAAGCTACTTCTCTGCAATGACATTTTCTAGATTGTTCATATATTGCTCAATTAGCTTAAACGTTTCGTCGACCTTAATCCTTGGATTTATACTCTCAGCCCATTTCAAGTAACTTTTCAATGCATGTACATAATCACGTGCAAACTTCATTTTGTCATATAAAATGCTTTCATCTACTTTATCATACATTAAATCAAAAGCATCTATTTTAATTTTATCATTTATGGAAGTAAAAATGTAGTTGTAAGTCGTGCCAAATCCTAAAACATCAAAAGAATACCCTTC
The Brockia lithotrophica DNA segment above includes these coding regions:
- a CDS encoding Flagellar hook-associated protein FliD, coding for MRMVFPTGGAWGGDGPPRMLGLVSGLDVEGMVQKLVRAAEEPLRNLERQKLLLTWKREAVQAVNRLFYDVYRALEPLRLQSFYRPQRVDVSRPEVLRAESLGSAAPTFEIAVDHLASPATLIGETIRVNGSPAARSETLAALGLLSPVTWTVEVSGPTSQVRSIDVLPTDTLADLEGKLRGAGLVARYDEGTGRISLATPATGASAIFTIREAAAGTPSLLDRLGFTPSRDPASGEAFARASGEDAQVTVRTSAGTVAVSSATNTLEMLGYRITLLQPSGTAPVTVRSSLDVDAVVGRVRGFVEAYNKLLIEVQARLSEPTFRDVRPVLPEEVKDLGETEANERNAKAKSGLLARDFQLQSLLGKLRARLAEQRVGGSYTSLSQIGVTTGSWQEKGLLHFDEAAFREAFARDADGVIRLLAGYTEKLADGTEVFRAGIFSDLYRDVYEAMRDLTRRAGGGFGLFYEPRGGELGRALQDLDERIQTKARQVQSLEERYIRQFTLLEQAVARANAQAAWLASLFSGKGS
- a CDS encoding Flagellin protein FlaA — encoded protein: MRIYHNISAINAHRMYMANNEAVSKSLEKLSSGLRINRAGDDAAGLAISEKMRGQIRGLNMAVKNAQDGISLIQTAEGALNETHAILQRMRELAVQAANDTNTDADRNALNNELQQLLQEIDRIAKNTEFNTKKLLDGTFQGKFQIGANENQNIELKISDMSTVGLSLGTADATTGTVTYSVDITTQAGANTAITTIQTAIDTVSAERSKLGAVQNRLEHTINNLGTAVENLTAAESRIRDVDMAKEMMEFTKNTILSQAAQAMLAQANQFPQAVLQLLR